A stretch of DNA from Natrinema halophilum:
AACGCCGGACGCCCAACGGCGGTTCAACGAGAAAAAAGGGTCGATACCGCCGCGGACCGACGTCGATACCGAGGAGTACACCGACTTCCACAAGCGCCAGATCGAGCAGTTCCAGTCGTCCGATACCCAGCCACCGTCGATGGCACACGGACTGGCGTTGTCGCCCGGGAAGCAATCGGACGTCGAACGGGTCATGACATCGATGGCCGAACAATGGGATGCAGACAAGGCGTACGACGGCATCGTCGATGCACTCGAATAATATGGATCATCGAAACGGCACTTCGTATCCATGATCGCGCGACTCGTGCGCTATCTTCGACAGTCCGGTGATTCGGCCGCGGACTCGTCTCGACCCTTGCGATCCGATGGCGGAGTCGATACCACGGAGTCCGGTCTCGGCCGACCGGACGAGACCGATCCCGGACCGTCGGCGTCGACAGTCGAGTCCCTCCACCGAAACGAGTTCGTGCGGTCGCTTCCGTTTTGGCTCCCCGGATTCCTTCTGGTAGCCGCGTTCGTATACGGCGCGATCGGGTGGAATTTCCTGATCTCGCTGACCGACTGGTCCGGATTCGGATCGCCGAACTATGCAACCGTTTCGTTCGATACGTACGTTCAACTCTTCCGGGACAGCGTGTTCCAGAACGCATTGTGGAACACGTTCGTGTTGATGGTATCGTTTACCGTCGTCGCGCTCGCAGTCGGGCTTTTCCTGGCAATCCTGATGGATCAAGAGATTCGCTTCGGCAACGGATTTCGGACGATTTACCTGTTGCCGATGAGCCTCTCGTTCGTCGTCACCGCCATTTTCTGGAAGTGGATGTACAACGCTCAAGACGGCGTCATCAACGTGGCGCTTCAGGCGGTCGGGCTCGGTGCGATCGCTCCCAACTGGTTGGGCGATCCTCGCTTCAAGCTCTGGGCGGTCGTCATCGCGCTCATCTGGCAGTTCAGTGGCTACTGCATGATCGTCTACCTGGCAGCGCTGCGAGCTATTCCCGACGACCATTACGAGGCGGCCCGCGTCGACGGTGCGTCCACCGTTCGACTCTACCGGCGCGTGATTATTCCGCAACTTCGCGCGGCGACGATGGGCGCGACGGTCGTGATCATGGTGTTCGCGCTGAAAGCGTTCGACTTCATCTACGTGATTTACGGCGGGGAACAACCGGGCCCATCGGCCGACATTCTCGGCATCATGATGTATCGCGAAGCGTTCTCCGGTAGTTCGGAGTGGGCGTACGGATCGGCGATCGCGATGGTGCTGTTCGTCCTTGCACTCGTCGTGATCGCTCCCTATGCCTTCGCGCAGTATCGACGAGGTGACCTATGAGCAACGCACAACCACACTCAGCACAGGAAACGACCGAATCGCGGCTCGAACGACTGAACTATCGGCGTGTTGGCCTTTACGTCGTGCTGACCGTGATCGCCGTCCTCTTTCTCATTCCCTTACATAGCGGATTGATGGCATCGCTCAAGGACGGCAACGCGTTCGCAACGACGCTACCGTTCGCCCCCCCGACGCCCGACGTTGCGACGCTCGATCCGTGGTCGACCGCGTTCTCGCGGCTCGGTCGATCGATGCTCAACAGCGCCGCAGTTGCCATCCCGGCAACGGTCCTTTCGGCACTGTTCGGAAGTATGACGGCGTTCGGGCTCACGAAGATCGAGTGGCGCGGACAAATCGCCATCGTCGCGCTGATACTGGCGGCGATTTTCATCCCGTATCAGGCGGTCCTCGTTCCGTTGAAACAGGGCTGGTCGATGGTCGGACTCGAGCATACGCTCGCGTTGATTCCAGTCATCGGCGACACGTTGGCGGCACGAACCAGCCTGTTCGAACTGACGATCACTCACGCGGCCTACGGGATTCCGATCTGTACGATCCTCTTTCGGTCGTACTATCAGAAACTCAACGACGAGATACTCGAGGCGGCGCGACTGGACGGGGCACCGGAACGGCGGGTCTACCGCCGGATCGTCCTGCCGCTTTCCGTTCCCATGTTCGCGGTGACCCTGATCTATCAGTTCACGCAGATCTGGAACGAATTCCTGATCGCGCTCGTCATCCAGGACTCGTCGAAGAACTACGTGGTGACGATGCAGTTGAACGCGCTCGCCGGGTCGATGCAGAGCATGTACAACGTCCAGATGGCCGGCGCGTTCATCGCGGCACTGCCGACGCTGCTTGTTTACATCGCGTTCGGAGAACAGTTCGCGAAAGGTGCAACGGTATGAGTTTCGAGAATTACGATAGATGACAGGAGTAACGATCGACAGCGTAACGAAGACGTTTCAGGACAGCAACGGCGAAATTGTCGCAGTTGACGACGTAACGATTGATATCGAGGACGGAGAATTCCTCGTCCTCGTCGGTCCGTCGGGGTGTGGAAAATCGACGACTCTGCGGATGGTCGCCGGACTCGAGACGGTAACGGACGGGTCGATCAAACTCGACGGTCAATCGATCGAGCACCGACAGCCGAAGGACAGAAACGTCGCGATGGTGTTCCAGTCCTACGCGCTGTACCCGCATATGACCGTACGAGAGAACATGCGCTTCGGACTCGAGGAATCGACGGACCTCTCCGACGAGGAGATGGACAGTCGCGTCGAAGAGAGTGCGGAGATGATGGGAATCGGAGACTTGCTCGACCGAAAGCCGAGCGATCTCTCCGGCGGTCAACAACAGCGCGTCGCGCTCGGACGGGCGATCGTCCGCGACCCCGAGGTCTTTCTGATGGACGAACCGCTGTCGAATCTGGACGCCAAACTACGCTCGCAGATGCGGACCGAACTCCAGCGAATCCAACAGGAACTCGGCGTGACGACTATCTACGTCACTCACGATCAGACCGAAGCGATGACGATGTCGGATCGAATCGCCGTCCTCAACGAGGGGCGGTTGATGCAGGTCGGAACCCCGCTGGAGTGTTATCATCGACCGGCGAACCGCTTCGTCGCCGATTTCATTGGCGAACCCTCGATGAATTTCCTCGACGTGGAACGACGGGGCGATGACGCGCTCGTGACGTCGGACGATGGATTCACGTATCCCCTCTCATCGGCCGTTGCAGGTGATCTTGGGGATGCAACAGATCTCGTTCTCGGGGTCCGACCCGAAGACCTTGTGGTCGGAGGCGGACAGACGGCCGATAAACACACGCTGTCGGCGACCATCGACGTCGTCGAGCCGATGGGCGACGACAACGTCGTCTACTTGCAACTCGCAGCGGCGGACGTCTCGCTCGTCGCGACCGTCGACGGGATGCGTCGACTCGAGAGCGGCGAATCGGTGACGGTCGGCCTTCCCGAGGACGCGATTCACGTCTTCGATCGGACGTCCGGTGACGCACTGCACAACCGCCGCCTCGAGACGGTCGAAGTAGATCAGCCGATCCAGTGAGGTGGCACCTCCCTGAAACGGACAGCGCTGGCGGTTCGTCTCGGCTGTGTCGAGCGAGCCGAAAACGTAACGCATCTCCGCTCGAGAATGACGGCCGTGACAGTCCCCGGCATCTCAGCGACGGGTCCCGATCTGCTTCGACTCGTCGCCGTCCCCGTCTTCGCCTGGACAGCCTACCGCGACATCGAGACGCGCCGCGTCTCGAGTACCGTTTGGGTCCCCCTCTCGCTTCTCGGAACTGCAGTGCTCGTCTGGGATGGCTGGCTGGCCTGGTCTACCGGGGGGAACGTCTGGACCACCGAGTTTCTCGTCCCGACTGCGATCAGCCTCGGGCTGGTCGTCCCGATCGCGTACTTGTTCTGGTGGTTTGGCGGCTTCGGCGGCGCAGACGCGAAAGCGCTACTCGTGCTTGCCGTTCTTTTCCCGACGTTCCCGGCGTACGGTCTCGGACCGTTGTCGTTCCCCCTCGAGACGCCGCCGATCGGGGCGTTTTCGTTTACCATCCTGACCAACGCCGTTCTCGTCGGCATCGCGCTCCCCCTCGTTCTCGCTGTTCGAAACGCAATCGCAGGCCGGATCGCTCCGGTCATGTTCATCGGCTGGCCCGTCTCCTGGGAGCGGATTCCGGAAACCCACGGCCGGTTGCTCGAGACACCCGCGGGGCTCACTCGAGGCGGACTCGACCTCGACGCCCTGCGGATGTATCTTCGGTGGCGAGGACTTTCGCTTTCTGACCTGCGCGATCGACCCGATCGATACCGCGATCCGACGACGCTCCCCGCCGAGCCAAACCCGCCGTCCGACGGCGCAGTGACTGCGAAGACGCAGGCTCGCAGCGACGGCGGAGCGCTCGAGTCGACTTCCGAAACCGGCGATTCCGATGTGGACCCGGCGACAGTCGAGGGCGGCGACTCCGAAGTGCGCCCCGCGACAGCTGAATTCGACGATCCGTGGGGTGCAGAAGTCTTTCTGAACGATATCGAGGGCACGGCCTACGGGACGACACCCGAAACCTTGCGCGATGGGCTGGACGTACTCGCGACCGAAGAGACCGTCTGGGTCTCACCGGGGACGCCGTTTCTCGTGCCGGTATTTGCCGGACTGATACTCGCCCTGATCTACGGTGACGTGCTGGTTGGAGCGATCTTCTGAGGGGTGTATAGCAACTCGTATTTACGCGGGTGCTCGCTGGCAGAGATGCGCTGCTAGCTCAACTCGTGGTCCGTCTCGTGCCCGTCACCTGTTGACCAGCACGCTCAGTACGAGCGAGATTGCGAGTGCGACGCCGACCGCGACGCCTAGCCCCATGGTGAGATTCGGTTCGGTCTCGACGAACCCGATGGAGAGCATCGCAATGGCGCCGAGTTCGAGTCCGAGGCCGAAAACACCCATCTGTGTATTGGAACCCGGTCCACGGACGTTTTCTCCAACTGTGCGATCATCTCTCGCATTCTGGTCAGCTGACCGACCGATAATCCACGGTAAAAACAGGAACGTGCCGGTACCTGCAAAGAGGCCCATGATCACCCCGTAAGCACTGGAATCCAGCACGAGTACACCGATAGCGATAAAAACGATCGTATTCATCATCGCTGAACCGCCACCGATCATCCTGAGAGTGCGACCGTCGATCCCTTCGCTTTCAGTGGACATGTCGGATAATTCCGACCCGATCTGGAAAATATTTATGATCTTACTGCTATCACCCGGACTCGACTATCGGGGGACGTCAAAATCGAGGGGGACGAGAACGTTCGTTCTGTCGGGACGAACGGTCCGCAGTATCGATTGCGGCAATACGAATCGCTTACAGCATCCGCTCGTACAGCGGCACCAGCACCGTCCAGACGAGCACGAACGCGACGCCGGCGCCGATCAGGACGAGCCACGCGTCGCCTCTCCCGGTCGGAAGACCACTCGAGAGGAGGACGAACGTCCCCGCGAACAGCAGGCAACAGACGAGGACGCTGCCGAGTTCGAGGGTCGTGGCGACGGGGTGAGTTCGAAACTGTGCGGCGATCCCGACGATGACCATACGGAGAAACTCGCGCGCGGGCCCAAAAACACACCGGCACCCGGGGGTGTGCCGGGCCGACACTACCCGCGCTCGACCGCCGATCAGGCTCGAGACTCGATGTCGGCGGCGATGTCGTCGAGTTCGTCGTCTGCGAGGTCGGGTCGGTCGCCCGCGACGGCATGGATTGGCCCGCCGCCGTCGCCCTCGAAGCGGGGGACGATGTGACAGTGGACGTGGGGGACCTCCTGACCGGCGGTTTCACCGTTGTTGAACGCGACCGTCGTCGCGTCGGCGTCGACGCTGTCCTCCACGGCCGGGACCAGCCGGTGGATGGTTTCGTAGAGATCCGACGCAACGTCGTCGGGGACGTCGTTCAACCGTTCATATTCGTCTTTCGGGATCACCAGCGTGTGGCCCGGGGCCAGCGGATTGGCGTCGAGGAAGGCCATCGTCGTCTCGTCTTCGTATACGATGCGCGCTGGAATCTCTCCCTCCACGATCTGGGTAAAGATCGTACTCATACGCGAGTGTGTGTCGGCTCGTCGTAAGAAACTTACTCGCCTCGTCGCAGTCGGCGAACGACACGGCAGACTGCCGTCACCCTTCGCGAGTCGTCCACTCGCGCCTTACTGGATCGATCTGGGGCAACCCGCCGTCGACGGTGGTCGTCGGCAAACAGGGTTCGGGTGTGTCAGTCCTCGAGCAGGACTCGAGTCCGACGGTGACGATAACAGAGCATGGCCGTGAGCGACGGCGTTGCAAGGGGCAGGTCGCCAGCGACCGGGAGCCGATACTTCACCCGATCGTGGACCACGGTTTGCCCACCCAGATCCGCGAACCGATGCGTGTGCCGCCACTGTTCGAACGGGCCGCTGTCGCCGACCTGTCCGTCGACGAACCGGGCGTGCTCCTCGTCTGTTTCGTACTCGGTGATCCGGACTACCCATTCGCCACCCGACATCGGCTCGAACAGCGGGCCCCGGAGGTGGACCTCCGTCCCACCCTCGTAGCCGGTTGGATCCCGGCGCCCGTCCGGACCGATCACGCAGGGGATACGCAGCCCCATCCAGTCTGGCGTCAGGATCTTCAGTTCGACCTTGCCGGTCCGGTATCGGTCGCTGTCGTTGCAGAACCGGTCAACTGGCTCACCGGTCGGCTCGAGGTGTTGTCCTGGCAGAAAGCGAACTGGGGGGATCGAGATCCCCGCTCGACGGAAAAAGAGACGCGTTTCGGCCTCTGACGGACAGCGGCCTGAATTAAATGATGCTCGGCGTGAACGGGTACGAGTAGATTTCGCCGTTGTTGGCTTTGACGGTCGCGATGGCGACCAGAATGAGATCTATCAGTGCGACTATCGGGAGCAGAACGAGGCCGATCAGAACCACCATTAGAACAACGGAGATGATGATCGCGATAGTCATAATGATCTGAAAATTCAGTGCGTTCTTTGCGTTCTCCTTGACTAGCGTGTCATTGTCGTCTGCGAGCACGAGGATGATCAATGGTCCGATGAACGCTGCGACGAGCGCTGATAAGTGTGCCAGTGCTGCCATCGTCGTATCGCCGTCCGCATGATTCGACATGGAGTGAACATTCAACCCAACATACATAATAACTAGTATATATAATCTCTACACAACAGTTCTGAAAAATGTCAAATCTGGCCGCACATTTCATTTTCTCAGTAGTTCACAATCGGGGCAATGCGAACCGATACGATTACGGCCCGGGAACGCCAGAACCGGCGTATCGGATCC
This window harbors:
- a CDS encoding carbohydrate ABC transporter permease; amino-acid sequence: MIARLVRYLRQSGDSAADSSRPLRSDGGVDTTESGLGRPDETDPGPSASTVESLHRNEFVRSLPFWLPGFLLVAAFVYGAIGWNFLISLTDWSGFGSPNYATVSFDTYVQLFRDSVFQNALWNTFVLMVSFTVVALAVGLFLAILMDQEIRFGNGFRTIYLLPMSLSFVVTAIFWKWMYNAQDGVINVALQAVGLGAIAPNWLGDPRFKLWAVVIALIWQFSGYCMIVYLAALRAIPDDHYEAARVDGASTVRLYRRVIIPQLRAATMGATVVIMVFALKAFDFIYVIYGGEQPGPSADILGIMMYREAFSGSSEWAYGSAIAMVLFVLALVVIAPYAFAQYRRGDL
- a CDS encoding DUF4870 domain-containing protein, translated to MSNHADGDTTMAALAHLSALVAAFIGPLIILVLADDNDTLVKENAKNALNFQIIMTIAIIISVVLMVVLIGLVLLPIVALIDLILVAIATVKANNGEIYSYPFTPSII
- a CDS encoding SRPBCC family protein, translating into MGLRIPCVIGPDGRRDPTGYEGGTEVHLRGPLFEPMSGGEWVVRITEYETDEEHARFVDGQVGDSGPFEQWRHTHRFADLGGQTVVHDRVKYRLPVAGDLPLATPSLTAMLCYRHRRTRVLLED
- a CDS encoding A24 family peptidase C-terminal domain-containing protein, with product MTAVTVPGISATGPDLLRLVAVPVFAWTAYRDIETRRVSSTVWVPLSLLGTAVLVWDGWLAWSTGGNVWTTEFLVPTAISLGLVVPIAYLFWWFGGFGGADAKALLVLAVLFPTFPAYGLGPLSFPLETPPIGAFSFTILTNAVLVGIALPLVLAVRNAIAGRIAPVMFIGWPVSWERIPETHGRLLETPAGLTRGGLDLDALRMYLRWRGLSLSDLRDRPDRYRDPTTLPAEPNPPSDGAVTAKTQARSDGGALESTSETGDSDVDPATVEGGDSEVRPATAEFDDPWGAEVFLNDIEGTAYGTTPETLRDGLDVLATEETVWVSPGTPFLVPVFAGLILALIYGDVLVGAIF
- a CDS encoding carbohydrate ABC transporter permease, translating into MSNAQPHSAQETTESRLERLNYRRVGLYVVLTVIAVLFLIPLHSGLMASLKDGNAFATTLPFAPPTPDVATLDPWSTAFSRLGRSMLNSAAVAIPATVLSALFGSMTAFGLTKIEWRGQIAIVALILAAIFIPYQAVLVPLKQGWSMVGLEHTLALIPVIGDTLAARTSLFELTITHAAYGIPICTILFRSYYQKLNDEILEAARLDGAPERRVYRRIVLPLSVPMFAVTLIYQFTQIWNEFLIALVIQDSSKNYVVTMQLNALAGSMQSMYNVQMAGAFIAALPTLLVYIAFGEQFAKGATV
- a CDS encoding HIT family protein; the encoded protein is MSTIFTQIVEGEIPARIVYEDETTMAFLDANPLAPGHTLVIPKDEYERLNDVPDDVASDLYETIHRLVPAVEDSVDADATTVAFNNGETAGQEVPHVHCHIVPRFEGDGGGPIHAVAGDRPDLADDELDDIAADIESRA
- a CDS encoding ABC transporter ATP-binding protein, which translates into the protein MTGVTIDSVTKTFQDSNGEIVAVDDVTIDIEDGEFLVLVGPSGCGKSTTLRMVAGLETVTDGSIKLDGQSIEHRQPKDRNVAMVFQSYALYPHMTVRENMRFGLEESTDLSDEEMDSRVEESAEMMGIGDLLDRKPSDLSGGQQQRVALGRAIVRDPEVFLMDEPLSNLDAKLRSQMRTELQRIQQELGVTTIYVTHDQTEAMTMSDRIAVLNEGRLMQVGTPLECYHRPANRFVADFIGEPSMNFLDVERRGDDALVTSDDGFTYPLSSAVAGDLGDATDLVLGVRPEDLVVGGGQTADKHTLSATIDVVEPMGDDNVVYLQLAAADVSLVATVDGMRRLESGESVTVGLPEDAIHVFDRTSGDALHNRRLETVEVDQPIQ